A stretch of DNA from Rhizobacter sp.:
AGCTCGGGGCCGAGTTCATCCAGAACATGCGCGGCGTGGGTTACTTCATCCCGGTATGAGGTCCATCAGAGCCAGACTGCTGCTCGTGCTGCTGGGCATGCTCGCCCTCATCGCCGTGGTGATGGGTGGCGCCACCTACCGCAACGTGCTGGCCGAGACCGAGGCGCTCTTCGACTACCAGCTGCGCCAGATGGCGCTCTCGCTGCGCGACCAGGGCGAGGTGAGCCAGACGCAGGCCGATGCGCTGGCCAACGAGCAGCTCGATTTCGTGGTGCAGATCTGGACGCTCGATGGCCGCAGCATCTACGCCACCCGCCCGCACGAAGAGCTGCCGTCGCGCGCGCTGCTCGGCCTGGCCGACGTGAGCGTGAAGGGCGTGGTCTGGCGCACCTATAGCGTGGCCACGCCGGGCCGCGTGATCCAGGTCGCGCAGCCGCTCGCCACGCGCCAGCGCCTGGCCGCCGAGGCGGCGCTGCGCAGCGTGATCCCGCTGCTCGTGCTGGTGCCGCTGCTGGCGGCGCTCGCGTGGTGGCTGTCGGCGATGGCGCTGTCGCCGCTCAACCGGGTGGCCAACGACGTGAAGGCGCGCGACGGCAAGCTCCTGCAGCCGCTCGCCGTCGAGGGCCTGCCCGACGAGGTGTCGCCGCTCGTCAACGCACTGAACGGCCTCTTGCAACGCCTGGGTCAGACGCTCGACACCCAGCGCGCCTTCCTGTCGGACGCCGCGCACGAGCTGCGCTCGCCGCTCACCGCGCTCAAGCTGCAGATCGAATCGCTGCGCCGCGCGCCCGACGATGCGGCGCGCCTGGAGGCGGTGACCGCGCTCTCGGACGGCGTCGACCGCGCCGCGCGCATCGTCGAGCAGCTGCTCGCGCTCGCCCGCAGCGAGCCCGGCGCGCAGCCGCCCGCGATGGAATCGCTCGACCTCTGCGAACTCGTGCGCCAGGCGGTGGCCGACACCGTGCCCTACGCCTTGTCGCGCGGCAGCCGGTTCGAGCTGCATGCCGACGAGCCGGTGACCGTGCGCGGCGAACGGCAGGGCCTCACGGCGCTCGTGCGCAACCTGGCCGACAACGCGGTGCGCTATTCGCCAACCGGCTCGCAGGTGGAGCTGCGGGTGAGCGTCGAGGCCGGCGTGCCCACGCTGCAGGTCGACGACGCCGGCCCCGGCATCCCGCCGTCTGAGCGCGAGCGTGTGTTCGACCGTTTCTACCGGCGTGCGGCCGGCGGGGAAGAGGGCACCGGCCTCGGGCTTGCCATCGTGAAGAGCGTGGCCGCGCGCCACGGTGCGACGGTGACGCTCGGCGAGTCACCCGCCGGGGGGCTGCGCGTCACGGTCGGCTTTCGGTGAGCGCAGGGTGACGGGCAGGAACGCCTTTTCGGCCCCACCCAGGCTGGCGTAGAGCATCGCCACGAGAAACGCCAACGCAAACGGCCCGATGAGCGCACCCGCGGTGTTGCGCTCGAGCGCCCAGGCCACAGGCACGGTCGCTGCGCTCAGCATCAAGGTCACGAGCACTGTCTCGTAGAGGCCGCTCGGCCGCTTGCGCAGCAGCAGTGCGCGCTGCTCGTGCTCTTCCCAGAGGCGCCAGCCGAGCGAGAGGCCGAAGAGGGGCAGGCCCATCCACAGCAGCAGGTCGGGCAGCAGGCGGCGCGCCGGGGCGGCCAGAGCGGACAGGTCGCTGCCGCCCATCAGCAGGCCCGGGGCCTGCCCGGCGGCCAAGCCCGCGAACGAGGCCCAGTCGGCCCAGCCGCGCCAGACGAGGGCCGCGCAGCCTGCCGCCCACAGCACGCGCAGCAGCACGAGTGCCGTGACGCGCTGGTGGCGGCGCGTCACGCCGGAGGCATGCCATTGCGGGTCGTGCGCGAG
This window harbors:
- a CDS encoding sensor histidine kinase N-terminal domain-containing protein, yielding MRSIRARLLLVLLGMLALIAVVMGGATYRNVLAETEALFDYQLRQMALSLRDQGEVSQTQADALANEQLDFVVQIWTLDGRSIYATRPHEELPSRALLGLADVSVKGVVWRTYSVATPGRVIQVAQPLATRQRLAAEAALRSVIPLLVLVPLLAALAWWLSAMALSPLNRVANDVKARDGKLLQPLAVEGLPDEVSPLVNALNGLLQRLGQTLDTQRAFLSDAAHELRSPLTALKLQIESLRRAPDDAARLEAVTALSDGVDRAARIVEQLLALARSEPGAQPPAMESLDLCELVRQAVADTVPYALSRGSRFELHADEPVTVRGERQGLTALVRNLADNAVRYSPTGSQVELRVSVEAGVPTLQVDDAGPGIPPSERERVFDRFYRRAAGGEEGTGLGLAIVKSVAARHGATVTLGESPAGGLRVTVGFR